In Carassius gibelio isolate Cgi1373 ecotype wild population from Czech Republic chromosome B2, carGib1.2-hapl.c, whole genome shotgun sequence, a single genomic region encodes these proteins:
- the LOC127950877 gene encoding ZZ-type zinc finger-containing protein 3-like, which produces MAASRSSRVTRSSVGINGLDENFCGRTLRNRSIAQPEESSPPPVPRARSPKKKQDCQQHQQIGAQVGKVAENKAEGEPLPSYGKRGLPSSDKEETDKSDNCEHPRAGGGPEASPALKRAKRCPRSGESQGVEEEPSLKPESPDPAAPKENDEGAKTNVSSDPPLSLDKEAEQQKDGPVEEIGPLPQAGENVKATNGLIELHKENLEVAALPLEPCASPAMLTNSPSLLNGSQAAPSSPDPIVPCRSPHPKQSNESDSPQIDCERNCMLEEAAEALLSREPEMEVEVDVVGDAGQAHDELAREESTNGSFQAEPQDPSDNCSNISGETTVLTASQLPAEPPSFTELQEHRYTLRTSPRRAAFGSGLKASSPKPSSPHIDNSSLKEESTPVPLSSEDTSHKDLPHHALGLSSEADNELSEKAGVSGEVGMSDSRVSRSTKELLAAQAEEEDEEEEDPDVYYFESDHLALKHNKDYQRLLQTISVLEAQRTQAILDLETLARHQKEALSDPISFVDQLQKQVEMGLPRPQRVVQLPEIAWDQYTSGRGDFEREFCDKKRKTRQLQLIFDKVGLPARPKSPVDSKKEADSSSVYSSSLPSSDGPEHSMSSSRAQMIRGRLCNQNKPDTFNQLWTVEEQKKLEQLLLKFPPEEVESKRWQKIADELGNRTAKQVASRVQKYFIKLTKAGIPVPGRTPNVCMYSKKTSSKRQHHLNKHLYKPSTFLTSYEPPVYMDDEDERSHFFNSLQDNGADDSDEEGVPVELRHLPEYKELLELKKLKKQKLQEIQAESALMQHIGYKCDMCGMEPIQGVRWHCQDCPQNNAVDFCSSCSDCPFKTETHKPTHRLEPVCQAETFLDKDYCLPQSTGYNYLDPNYFPANR; this is translated from the exons ATGGCCGCATCCCGCTCTTCGCGCGTCACAAGATCATCAGTGGGGATAAATGGATTGGATGAGAACTTTTGTGGTCGAACACTCAGGAACCGCAGCATTGCCCAGCCGGAGGAGAGCTCTCCGCCTCCTGTGCCCAGAGCCCGCTCGCCCAAGAAGAAGCAGGACTGTCAGCAGCACCAGCAGATCGGAGCACAGGTCGGAAAGGTAGCGGAGAACAAGGCGGAGGGTGAGCCCTTGCCGTCCTACGGAAAGCGCGGCTTGCCGAGCTCGGATAAGGAAGAGACTGACAAATCCGACAACTGCGAGCATCCTAGGGCTGGGGGTGGGCCGGAAGCCTCCCCTGCTCTGAAGAGAGCCAAACGTTGCCCCCGCTCAGGTGAATCGCAGGGGGTTGAGGAGGAACCTTCTCTCAAACCGGAGAGCCCTGATCCCGCTGCACCGAAGGAAAATGACGAGGGTGCCAAAACGAACGTGTCCTCTGACCCTCCGCTCAGCCTCGACAAAGAGGCAGAGCAGCAAAAGGACGGTCCGGTGGAGGAGATCGGCCCTCTGCCGCAGGCCGGCGAGAACGTCAAGGCCACCAATGGCCTCATTGAACTCCATAAGGAGAACTTGGAAGTTGCAGCCTTACCTCTGGAGCCCTGTGCCTCCCCTGCCATGCTTACCAACAGTCCTTCACTGTTAAACGGCAGCCAGGCTGCGCCCTCATCCCCCGACCCTATCGTGCCTTGTAGATCCCCTCATCCCAAGCAATCCAATGAGTCCGACAGCCCTCAGATTGACTGTGAGAGAAACTGCATGCTCGAGGAAGCTGCCGAGGCCTTGTTGTCCCGGGAACCCGAGATGGAGGTAGAGGTGGATGTCGTAGGGGATGCCGGCCAGGCTCACGATGAGCTAGCAAGAGAGGAGAGCACCAATGGCAGCTTTCAGGCTGAACCGCAGGACCCTTCTGACAACTGCTCGAATATCTCAGGAGAAACGACGGTGCTGACTGCCTCCCAGCTGCCTGCAGAGCCCCCCTCCTTCACAGAGCTTCAAGAACACCGATACACTCTGAGGACTTCACCGCGCCGCGCTGCCTTTGGTAGTGGGCTAAAAGCCAGCTCCCCCAAACCCAGTTCCCCACACATAGACAATAGTTCACTGAAGGAGGAGTCCACGCCGGTTCCTCTTTCCTCTGAGGACACCAGCCATAAAGACCTACCCCACCATGCACTGGGGCTTTCTAGCGAGGCAGACAATGAACTCTCAGAGAAAGCAGGTGTCAGTGGAGAGGTTGGCATGTCGGATAGTAGAGTGTCGAGATCCACCAAAGAGCTGCTGGCCGCTCAGGCTGAGGAAGAggacgaggaagaggaggatcCAGATGTCTATTATTTTGAGTCTGATCATTTGGCTCTCAAACACAACAAAGA TTATCAGAGGTTGCTCCAGACCATCAGTGTACTGGAGGCCCAGCGAACCCAAGCCATCCTGGACCTGGAGACACTGGCACGGCATCAGAAGGAAGCCCTGTCTGACCCCATCTCCTTTGTGGACCAGCTACAGAAACAG GTGGAGATGGGTCTGCCTCGGCCCCAGAGAGTAGTCCAGCTCCCAGAAATTGCATGGGACCAATACACCTCAGGCCGTGGCGACTTTGAAAGGGAGTTCTGTGACAAGAAGCGGAAAACACGACAGTTGCAGTTAATCTTTGACAAAG TGGGGTTGCCTGCTCGACCAAAAAGTCCTGTGGATTCCAAGAAGGAGGCTGACTCCTCATCTGTTTACTCCTCCTCCCTGCCATCAAGTGATGGTCCAGAACACAGCATGTCCAGTAGCAGGGCTCAG ATGATTAGAGGGAGGCTGTGCAACCAGAACAAACCTGACACCTTTAACCAGCTGTGGACTGTTGAAGAGCAG AAAAAGTTGGAGCAGCTGCTTTTGAAGTTTCCACCAGAGGAGGTCGAGTCTAAACGCTGGCAGAAGATCGCAGATGAACTTGGCAACAGGACTGCAAAACAG GTTGCTAGCAGGGTAcagaaatatttcataaaactgacaaAAGCTGGTATTCCAGTACCAGGCAGAACACCCAATGTGTGCATGTACAGCAAAAAG ACCTCCAGTAAGCGACAGCACCACCTCAATAAGCACCTGTACAAGCCCTCGACGTTCCTCACCTCATACGAGCCGCCCGTCTACATGGATGATGAGGACGAACGGTCTCACTTCTTCAACAGCCTCCAGGATAATGGAGCGGATGATTCG GACGAGGAAGGGGTTCCAGTGGAGCTGAGGCACCTGCCAGAGTATAAGGAGCTACTGGAGCTAAAGAAACTCAAGAAACAGAAACTACAGGAGATCCAGGCTGAGAGCGCTCTCATGCAGCACATTGGCTACAAG TGTGATATGTGTGGCATGGAGCCCATTCAGGGTGTACGGTGGCACTGTCAGGACTGTCCTCAGAACAACGCTGTGGACTTCTGCAGTTCCTGCTCTGACTG TCCGTTCAAAACCGAGACCCACAAGCCCACACACAGACTGGAGCCAGTCTGCCAGGCCGAAACCTTCCTGGACAAAGACTACTGCTTACCACAGAGCACAGGATACAACTACCTGGACCCCAACTACTTCCCTGCCAACAGATGA